A region of Arvicanthis niloticus isolate mArvNil1 chromosome 18, mArvNil1.pat.X, whole genome shotgun sequence DNA encodes the following proteins:
- the Ctrb2 gene encoding chymotrypsinogen B2: MAFLWLVSCFALVGTTFGCGVPAIQPVLAGLSRIVNGEDAIPGSWPWQVSLQDNTGFHFCGGSLISEDWVVTAAHCGVKTSDVVVAGEFDQRSNEENVQVLKIAKVFKNPKFNMFTVRNDITLLKLKTPAQFSDTVSAVCLPTVDDDFPPGTVCATTGWGKTKYNALKTPDKLQQAALPIVSPAECKEFWGSKITDVMICAGASGVSSCMGDSGGPLVCQKDGVWTLAGIVSWGSSVCSTSTPAVYARVTALMPWVQQILEAN; the protein is encoded by the exons ATGGCATTCCTTTGGCTCGTGTCCTGCTTCGCCCTTGTGGGGACCACCTTTG GCTGTGGGGTCCCTGCCATCCAACCTGTGCTGGCCGGTCTGTCCAGGATTGTCAACGGAGAGGATGCTATTCCTGGCTCCTGGCCCTGGCAGGTGTCCCTGCAG GACAACACTGGCTTCCATTTCTGCGGAGGCTCCCTCATCAGCGAAGACTGGGTGGTCACTGCTGCCCACTGCGGAGTCAA GACATCCGATGTGGTGGTGGCCGGGGAGTTTGATCAGAGATCCAATGAAGAGAACGTCCAGGTCCTGAAGATCGCCAAG GTTTTTAAGAACCCCAAATTCAATATGTTCACTGTGCGTAATGACATCACCCTGCTGAAGCTGAAAACTCCTGCCCAGTTCTCTGACACTGTGTCTGCCGTGTGTCTGCCCACTGTTGATGACGACTTCCCTCCTGGGacagtgtgcgccaccactggctggGGCAAGACCAAATACAATG CCCTCAAGACCCCTGACAAGCTGCAGCAGGCAGCCCTGCCCATCGTGTCCCCTGCTGAGTGCAAGGAATTCTGGGGTTCCAAGATCACCGATGTGATGATCTGCGCAGGCGCCAGTGGCGTCTCTTCCTGCATG GGTGACTCTGGTGGCCCCCTCGTCTGCCAGAAGGATGGAGTCTGGACCCTGGCAGGCATTGTGTCCTGGGGCAGCAGTGTCTGCTCCACTTCCACTCCTGCCGTGTACGCCCGAGTCACAGCCCTCATGCCCTGGGTTCAGCAGATCTTGGAAGCCAACTGA